A genomic window from Calonectris borealis chromosome 26, bCalBor7.hap1.2, whole genome shotgun sequence includes:
- the PTPN7 gene encoding tyrosine-protein phosphatase non-receptor type 7 isoform X2, translating into MVQACLVCSRVHNGSLTAWAAGADMDKTDKPSPSAKKHVRLQERRGSNVSLMLDMSSLGSVEPIQPVCTPRDITLKFLRTSSHVLRREELQQRARSLTQLQEEFSKIPANFVSPEELEIPGRASKDRYKTILPNPESRVCLRRAGNQEEDSYINANYITGYAGRPREYIATQGPMLNTVTDFWEMVWQEEAPLIVMITKLQERKEKCVHYWPEKEGTYGPFTICVQGVSECVEYVIRDLSIQLEGECRQVKHILFPSWPDQQTPESAKPLLHLVSKVEEALQAAASPGPIIVHCSAGIGRTGCFIATRIGCQQLKDKGEVDILGIVCHLRIDRGGMIQTSEQYQFLHHTLALYASQLPEAGGH; encoded by the exons ATGGTACAAGCCTGCTTGGTGTGCTCCAGAGTTCATAACGGCAGCCTGACAGCTTGGGCAGCCGGGGCAGACATGGACAAGACGGATAAGCCCAGTCCGTCTGCCAAGAAGCACGTGCGTCTTCAGGAGAG GAGGGGCTCCAATGTGTCGCTGATGCTGGACATGAGCTCGCTGGGGAGCGTGGAGCCCATCCAGCCCGTCTGCACGCCGCGGGACATCACACTGAAGTTCCTGAGGACATCCAGCCATGTGCTGAGGAGAGAGGAGCTCCAGCAACGTGCCCGGAGCCTGACACAGCTCCAGGAGGAGTTTTCG AAAATCCCAGCCAACTTTGTCAGTCCAGAGGAGCTGGAGATCCCTGGACGTGCCTCGAAGGACAGATACAAAACCATCCTCCCCA ATCCTGAGAGCCGGGTCTGTCTCAGGAGGGCAGGGAACCAGGAGGAAGACAGCTATATAAACGCCAACTACATCACG GGTTatgcggggcggccccgggagtACAttgccacccagggacccatgcTGAACACCGTGACTGACTTCTGGGAGATGGTGTGGCAGGAGGAGGCGCCCCTCATCGTCATGATAACCAAGCTCCAGGAGCGCAAAGAG AAATGTGTCCACTACTGGCCGGAGAAGGAGGGCACCTACGGCCCCTTCACCATCTGCGTGCAGGGGGTGAGCGAGTGTGTGGAGTACGTAATCCGGGATCTCTCCATCCAG cttGAAGGTGAATGCCGCCAGGTCAAACACATCCTCTTCCCTTCCTGGCCGGACCAGCAGACACCCGAGTCAGCCAAGCCCCTGTTGCACTTGGTGTCCAAGGTGGAGGAGGCTCtccaggctgcagccagcccaggGCCCATCATTGTGCACTGTAG CGCAGGCATCGGCCGGACGGGCTGCTTTATCGCTACCAGGATTGGGtgccagcagctgaaggacaAGGGGGAGGTGGATATCCTGGGAATCGTGTGCCATCTCCGCATAGACAG AGGCGGCATGATCCAGACGAGTGAGCAGTACCAGTTCCTCCACCACACACTAGCTCTCTACGCTTCCCAGCTGCCCGAGGCGGGAGGCCACTAG
- the PTPN7 gene encoding tyrosine-protein phosphatase non-receptor type 7 isoform X3, translating to MVQACLVCSRVHNGSLTAWAAGADMDKTDKPSPSAKKHVRLQERRGSNVSLMLDMSSLGSVEPIQPVCTPRDITLKFLRTSSHVLRREELQQRARSLTQLQEEFSKIPANFVSPEELEIPGRASKDRYKTILPNPESRVCLRRAGNQEEDSYINANYITQGYAGRPREYIATQGPMLNTVTDFWEMVWQEEAPLIVMITKLQERKEKCVHYWPEKEGTYGPFTICVQGVSECVEYVIRDLSIQQTPESAKPLLHLVSKVEEALQAAASPGPIIVHCSAGIGRTGCFIATRIGCQQLKDKGEVDILGIVCHLRIDRGGMIQTSEQYQFLHHTLALYASQLPEAGGH from the exons ATGGTACAAGCCTGCTTGGTGTGCTCCAGAGTTCATAACGGCAGCCTGACAGCTTGGGCAGCCGGGGCAGACATGGACAAGACGGATAAGCCCAGTCCGTCTGCCAAGAAGCACGTGCGTCTTCAGGAGAG GAGGGGCTCCAATGTGTCGCTGATGCTGGACATGAGCTCGCTGGGGAGCGTGGAGCCCATCCAGCCCGTCTGCACGCCGCGGGACATCACACTGAAGTTCCTGAGGACATCCAGCCATGTGCTGAGGAGAGAGGAGCTCCAGCAACGTGCCCGGAGCCTGACACAGCTCCAGGAGGAGTTTTCG AAAATCCCAGCCAACTTTGTCAGTCCAGAGGAGCTGGAGATCCCTGGACGTGCCTCGAAGGACAGATACAAAACCATCCTCCCCA ATCCTGAGAGCCGGGTCTGTCTCAGGAGGGCAGGGAACCAGGAGGAAGACAGCTATATAAACGCCAACTACATCACG CAGGGTTatgcggggcggccccgggagtACAttgccacccagggacccatgcTGAACACCGTGACTGACTTCTGGGAGATGGTGTGGCAGGAGGAGGCGCCCCTCATCGTCATGATAACCAAGCTCCAGGAGCGCAAAGAG AAATGTGTCCACTACTGGCCGGAGAAGGAGGGCACCTACGGCCCCTTCACCATCTGCGTGCAGGGGGTGAGCGAGTGTGTGGAGTACGTAATCCGGGATCTCTCCATCCAG CAGACACCCGAGTCAGCCAAGCCCCTGTTGCACTTGGTGTCCAAGGTGGAGGAGGCTCtccaggctgcagccagcccaggGCCCATCATTGTGCACTGTAG CGCAGGCATCGGCCGGACGGGCTGCTTTATCGCTACCAGGATTGGGtgccagcagctgaaggacaAGGGGGAGGTGGATATCCTGGGAATCGTGTGCCATCTCCGCATAGACAG AGGCGGCATGATCCAGACGAGTGAGCAGTACCAGTTCCTCCACCACACACTAGCTCTCTACGCTTCCCAGCTGCCCGAGGCGGGAGGCCACTAG
- the PTPN7 gene encoding tyrosine-protein phosphatase non-receptor type 7 isoform X1, translating into MVQACLVCSRVHNGSLTAWAAGADMDKTDKPSPSAKKHVRLQERRGSNVSLMLDMSSLGSVEPIQPVCTPRDITLKFLRTSSHVLRREELQQRARSLTQLQEEFSKIPANFVSPEELEIPGRASKDRYKTILPNPESRVCLRRAGNQEEDSYINANYITQGYAGRPREYIATQGPMLNTVTDFWEMVWQEEAPLIVMITKLQERKEKCVHYWPEKEGTYGPFTICVQGVSECVEYVIRDLSIQLEGECRQVKHILFPSWPDQQTPESAKPLLHLVSKVEEALQAAASPGPIIVHCSAGIGRTGCFIATRIGCQQLKDKGEVDILGIVCHLRIDRGGMIQTSEQYQFLHHTLALYASQLPEAGGH; encoded by the exons ATGGTACAAGCCTGCTTGGTGTGCTCCAGAGTTCATAACGGCAGCCTGACAGCTTGGGCAGCCGGGGCAGACATGGACAAGACGGATAAGCCCAGTCCGTCTGCCAAGAAGCACGTGCGTCTTCAGGAGAG GAGGGGCTCCAATGTGTCGCTGATGCTGGACATGAGCTCGCTGGGGAGCGTGGAGCCCATCCAGCCCGTCTGCACGCCGCGGGACATCACACTGAAGTTCCTGAGGACATCCAGCCATGTGCTGAGGAGAGAGGAGCTCCAGCAACGTGCCCGGAGCCTGACACAGCTCCAGGAGGAGTTTTCG AAAATCCCAGCCAACTTTGTCAGTCCAGAGGAGCTGGAGATCCCTGGACGTGCCTCGAAGGACAGATACAAAACCATCCTCCCCA ATCCTGAGAGCCGGGTCTGTCTCAGGAGGGCAGGGAACCAGGAGGAAGACAGCTATATAAACGCCAACTACATCACG CAGGGTTatgcggggcggccccgggagtACAttgccacccagggacccatgcTGAACACCGTGACTGACTTCTGGGAGATGGTGTGGCAGGAGGAGGCGCCCCTCATCGTCATGATAACCAAGCTCCAGGAGCGCAAAGAG AAATGTGTCCACTACTGGCCGGAGAAGGAGGGCACCTACGGCCCCTTCACCATCTGCGTGCAGGGGGTGAGCGAGTGTGTGGAGTACGTAATCCGGGATCTCTCCATCCAG cttGAAGGTGAATGCCGCCAGGTCAAACACATCCTCTTCCCTTCCTGGCCGGACCAGCAGACACCCGAGTCAGCCAAGCCCCTGTTGCACTTGGTGTCCAAGGTGGAGGAGGCTCtccaggctgcagccagcccaggGCCCATCATTGTGCACTGTAG CGCAGGCATCGGCCGGACGGGCTGCTTTATCGCTACCAGGATTGGGtgccagcagctgaaggacaAGGGGGAGGTGGATATCCTGGGAATCGTGTGCCATCTCCGCATAGACAG AGGCGGCATGATCCAGACGAGTGAGCAGTACCAGTTCCTCCACCACACACTAGCTCTCTACGCTTCCCAGCTGCCCGAGGCGGGAGGCCACTAG
- the PTPN7 gene encoding tyrosine-protein phosphatase non-receptor type 7 isoform X4, whose amino-acid sequence MVQACLVCSRVHNGSLTAWAAGADMDKTDKPSPSAKKHVRLQERRGSNVSLMLDMSSLGSVEPIQPVCTPRDITLKFLRTSSHVLRREELQQRARSLTQLQEEFSKIPANFVSPEELEIPGRASKDRYKTILPNPESRVCLRRAGNQEEDSYINANYITQGYAGRPREYIATQGPMLNTVTDFWEMVWQEEAPLIVMITKLQERKEKCVHYWPEKEGTYGPFTICVQGVSECVEYVIRDLSIQLEGECRQVKHILFPSWPDQQTPESAKPLLHLVSKVEEALQAAASPGPIIVHCRHRPDGLLYRYQDWVPAAEGQGGGGYPGNRVPSPHRQRRHDPDE is encoded by the exons ATGGTACAAGCCTGCTTGGTGTGCTCCAGAGTTCATAACGGCAGCCTGACAGCTTGGGCAGCCGGGGCAGACATGGACAAGACGGATAAGCCCAGTCCGTCTGCCAAGAAGCACGTGCGTCTTCAGGAGAG GAGGGGCTCCAATGTGTCGCTGATGCTGGACATGAGCTCGCTGGGGAGCGTGGAGCCCATCCAGCCCGTCTGCACGCCGCGGGACATCACACTGAAGTTCCTGAGGACATCCAGCCATGTGCTGAGGAGAGAGGAGCTCCAGCAACGTGCCCGGAGCCTGACACAGCTCCAGGAGGAGTTTTCG AAAATCCCAGCCAACTTTGTCAGTCCAGAGGAGCTGGAGATCCCTGGACGTGCCTCGAAGGACAGATACAAAACCATCCTCCCCA ATCCTGAGAGCCGGGTCTGTCTCAGGAGGGCAGGGAACCAGGAGGAAGACAGCTATATAAACGCCAACTACATCACG CAGGGTTatgcggggcggccccgggagtACAttgccacccagggacccatgcTGAACACCGTGACTGACTTCTGGGAGATGGTGTGGCAGGAGGAGGCGCCCCTCATCGTCATGATAACCAAGCTCCAGGAGCGCAAAGAG AAATGTGTCCACTACTGGCCGGAGAAGGAGGGCACCTACGGCCCCTTCACCATCTGCGTGCAGGGGGTGAGCGAGTGTGTGGAGTACGTAATCCGGGATCTCTCCATCCAG cttGAAGGTGAATGCCGCCAGGTCAAACACATCCTCTTCCCTTCCTGGCCGGACCAGCAGACACCCGAGTCAGCCAAGCCCCTGTTGCACTTGGTGTCCAAGGTGGAGGAGGCTCtccaggctgcagccagcccaggGCCCATCATTGTGCACTGTAG GCATCGGCCGGACGGGCTGCTTTATCGCTACCAGGATTGGGtgccagcagctgaaggacaAGGGGGAGGTGGATATCCTGGGAATCGTGTGCCATCTCCGCATAGACAG AGGCGGCATGATCCAGACGAGTGA